The region ATCGCTGAGAAAACCGCAACTCCGGTGGAAGCTCTTCAGGAGAGAATCCTGAAGCTGGAACAGGATCTCGCACGTGTGCAGGCGGAATTCCAGGACGTGAAGAATGATCTGGCGGAGGTTCTTCCCGTCATCCGACGAAAAGCTGCTTTTAGAAAAGCGGCAGATGAGGTATTCACTGAATACTCTGATCTTCTCCAACGTCTGGCTGATTAACTTTGGCGACGACCGCGCCGCTTGATATAGCCCGCCGCGCTTTTCAGAGAAATTTTCCACTAGAGCATTCATTTCTGTACAGAGAACTCGGGACTCGAAACAATCAGATAGATGGCGAGCTTCAGCCGGTTTCTCGGCCAGTCCCAACCGCTTCCCGGCCCGATGCGGTTCAGGGCCTCGCGGATGATTTGGAAACTATCGGGAGAAAGAGTGCCGCCAGTCAGAACGAGATCGAGGCGGCGGATGAGGGCATCCGGATCAAGCGGCTCCACATCAGGTTCCGGATCGTCCACGGCCTCCGCAGGGACGTTCAGGAGCATTTCCTGATCGATGTTCAACCTCACGTTCTTCGACGCGCTCGCACCCCACCGGTGCAGGCCGTCCAGGATTCGCCAGAAGTAGTTGGGCGCGGTGGTGCCGGAAGAGGCGTTCACGATCTGCAGTTCCGGCGAAACCAGCCCGGCCTGCGCGAGCAATCCCGGCGGTGAATAGCCGGGCAGATAGAAATTGAAGACACTCGGCGACTTCATGGGCTCCTGCACGTGGTCCAGCGAGAAGGCATCCAGATAATACCAGCCGTCCGGCGAAGACGCGTTGAACGCGCGGGCGACATTCACCGTGCGGAGGAACGGCTCGCGGAGCTTTCCGTAGGTGGGATCGTCCATCCTCGCGGGGTCGCGGGCCTCCGGGTCCATCAGGATGGCCTTCACCGTCCGCCCCATGTCACCCCGTGGCGCGGCATTGAATGCGGCGGTCACCCGTGAAATGTAGGCGGGCGACGGGTTGGAGGTCACCAACCGCTGGATGAGCTGGCGTCCGATGAAGGGTCCGACGTTCGGATGATTGAAAAGATTGTCCATCAGCGCGTCCACATCTGCCGCGGTCGCCTGGCCATCGTCCGCCACCCGCTGCGGAGTGGTGACACCCAGCAGAAGCGTCTTCGGCGCGAGATCATGATGTTCGTCGAAGCCCTTCATCAAGGAGGTGAAGTCACCTTCGTATTCGCCGAAATTGTCATTATCGGTGCCGTTGTTTTTCCTGCCGAAACTCAATCCGGTGAAAACCCGCGCGAGTTCGGTGATGGTGGCGTTGTTATAGGTCGGGACCGGCTGGCCGTTGGTGTCGAGCTGGCGGGACCCGTCGGGATTGAGCATCCACAGGCCGATGCTGAAAAGCTGCATCACCTCGCGGGCATAATTCTCGTCCGGAAACGTGTGGGCCTCGGGATCGGCCTTCTTGTTTCCCATATGGCTCAGATAGATGCCCATGCAGGGGTGCAGGGAGACATCATGCAGGAGATTCCTATAATTGCCGAAACTGTGATCCAGCAGCGTATCATAGAAATCCGCCATGCCCTCGGCCTGCACGCCGATGCGTTCCATGCGGTCCGAGATTACGAATATCTGGCTCAACGCGAAGCCCACGCGCTGCCGCAGGGGATCGGCAAGCTGGGTGGTGGTGGAATCCGGACGGAGTTTCGGCAACCCCATCGCCCGACCCCACCAGGCGTTTTGCTTCCGGTCATTGTAGATCTCGGGATCAATGTCCGTTTCCTCATTGATATATGCCTGCTGCTGTTCCGTCTGCCACCGGACCATCGGCACAAGATGCCCCACGGGTCGCGTGAGCTGTTCGTCGATCCAGCCGCTGATGCCCGTGGCCATGACTTCCTCGACATTTTCCGGGATATGATCCGCGTCGTCCGCCGCATCCTGATCCGGCCCGAACGCCGCCTGGATGAGGAACCTGGCAGCCTCCTTGGCGTAGGGGCCGCCGCCCTCGGGTTGGTTCAGGATGGAGACCGTCGCCGCATTGGCGGATCCCACGGTATAGGCGGCACCGGGATTGACAGTGAGCGTCACGGTTTCGATTGGTTCCGCGTCCAGCGCATCTGGCAGGGGCTTGATTTCAACAAAGGCCTCACGCTGCCCCGCCGCGAAATCCACCGAGGTGCCGGCTATGGATTTCTGATAATCCACATCCCCCACCGCCGTGCCGCCCAAGGTGAAATCCACCTTCAATGGCCTCAAACCATCCGCACGGCGCAGCACGAATACCGCGGGGTCCGGCCAGCGCTCGCTGCAACCGTCGTCATAGACCGAGACACTGACGGTGCTGGTGGCGGAAAGCCCGGCGACGACACGCTCCGCATCCGTCCCGGGATGACGATCCGTGTGTTCGCGGAACGGGTCGAACCCCAGTGCGAATTCCTCCCAATCGCTCACCAAATCCCCATCGGAATCCACATCCGAAATCGCCATGCGGAAAAATCCACTCCCATCCGCCGGCGGCAGTTGGAAATGCATTTCCCCGCCGGTTCCTGCCGCCACGTCGCCCGTCGGGGCAAAGGACGTCAGACTGTCCGAGGCGAGCAGGACATAATGCTTTCCCTTCAATCCTTGCCACGAAACCGTCGGCAGGCCCGCGACCAGGGCCATTTCCATATCCGGATGGGAAGCGGCGGACCTGGGATCAGTGCCCGCACCGCTCTCGGCGGCGTTGCTCCATCCGTCCGCATCGAAATCCCCGGCGGCGGGCAACCCGGAGAACTGGAACAACATTTCCCAGACATCGCTCTGCCCGTTGCTGTTTTCGTCCACCGCTCCGGCGACGGGAGCGGCGGCCAGCAACACGACGACAATCCTGCCAACGATCCCTTTCATCAGGATCGCATCCTGCACAAGAGGCCCGTTCCTCACAAGGATCGTTTTCCCCACCCGCCGCGACCTCGGACCTCAGGTCGTCTTGAGGAACGAGCGCAGCATCCAGATGGTCTTCTCGTGGATCTGGATGCGCTTGATGGCGAGATCCTGCGTCTCGGCGTCGCCGGATTTTTCCGCGAG is a window of Luteolibacter yonseiensis DNA encoding:
- a CDS encoding DUF1800 domain-containing protein, which encodes MKGIVGRIVVVLLAAAPVAGAVDENSNGQSDVWEMLFQFSGLPAAGDFDADGWSNAAESGAGTDPRSAASHPDMEMALVAGLPTVSWQGLKGKHYVLLASDSLTSFAPTGDVAAGTGGEMHFQLPPADGSGFFRMAISDVDSDGDLVSDWEEFALGFDPFREHTDRHPGTDAERVVAGLSATSTVSVSVYDDGCSERWPDPAVFVLRRADGLRPLKVDFTLGGTAVGDVDYQKSIAGTSVDFAAGQREAFVEIKPLPDALDAEPIETVTLTVNPGAAYTVGSANAATVSILNQPEGGGPYAKEAARFLIQAAFGPDQDAADDADHIPENVEEVMATGISGWIDEQLTRPVGHLVPMVRWQTEQQQAYINEETDIDPEIYNDRKQNAWWGRAMGLPKLRPDSTTTQLADPLRQRVGFALSQIFVISDRMERIGVQAEGMADFYDTLLDHSFGNYRNLLHDVSLHPCMGIYLSHMGNKKADPEAHTFPDENYAREVMQLFSIGLWMLNPDGSRQLDTNGQPVPTYNNATITELARVFTGLSFGRKNNGTDNDNFGEYEGDFTSLMKGFDEHHDLAPKTLLLGVTTPQRVADDGQATAADVDALMDNLFNHPNVGPFIGRQLIQRLVTSNPSPAYISRVTAAFNAAPRGDMGRTVKAILMDPEARDPARMDDPTYGKLREPFLRTVNVARAFNASSPDGWYYLDAFSLDHVQEPMKSPSVFNFYLPGYSPPGLLAQAGLVSPELQIVNASSGTTAPNYFWRILDGLHRWGASASKNVRLNIDQEMLLNVPAEAVDDPEPDVEPLDPDALIRRLDLVLTGGTLSPDSFQIIREALNRIGPGSGWDWPRNRLKLAIYLIVSSPEFSVQK